In Neomonachus schauinslandi chromosome 8, ASM220157v2, whole genome shotgun sequence, the genomic stretch cctccccttctgttttatttttatccgTTTTCCTTAGCAATTGTCACTCTGACATACGGAATCCTTTACTTTATTTGTGTATTGTTTGCCTCCTGCAGCTAGAATGTGAGCTCTGAGATGGCGAAGATTTTTGACTGTTGTGTTCAGTGATGTTCCTCCAGTGCCCAGAGGActtgtgcctggcacaaagtaggggcttaatatatatttactgcATGAATGAATGCAAGCATCTAGGACAAGGCGATCCTAAATGACCCCAAAACTCCAATCAGACAAATGCTCCTCCAAGGGCCACTTGGCATCACCTCCTTCCGCTCACCTGGGCCTCACTCAGCCCCAGCTCGATGTTTTCCATGGAACGTCGCAGCTGCCGGGCCTTCTCGTGTACCAGTCCTTCTTCATGGCCTCCCTGCTGCAGACACTCAATGGTGTGGGACAGACTTTGCAGGACAGCCTGATGTTCACTGTGTAGGGCCTCCAGCCCTTGGCTCACCAGCCGGGTGCTTCCCAGGATCTCCTCCTGGCTGAGCCGGTGCCCTGCAGGCTCATCCCGCTGCCCCAACACCAGGCCTGACATCTTGGCCAGGGGGACCTTGCCTGGGCTGAGGAGAAACAACAGAGCTCAGCGGGGGTAAAGATAAGAAAGAGAGGCTGAGCACCTTGGTTAGAGGGTGGTGAGGATCCAAGGGAAGGGACAAAAGAGAGTATGGGTGACCTTCTGGTTTAATTGGAGAGAGTAaccagtggggagggagcctACAACACTAAGCACAAAGCTAAGGttgtgggaaagagagagggagaggaattgACTTGAATGAAAAAAGACTATCGAAGGAACAAAAGCTCTGAGAACTAGCAGACCGATTTAGAACTTAGGAAGAGAATACAAAAGTTGTTGGAAAGAGAGCTTGGGTCAGAAATAGGAAAAGCAATCAGATGAGAGACAGCACTGTAGGGAACACAAGAGGGTGTCTGGAAAACACTGCAAAGGAAACAGGGTTAAAGCAGACAGGAGATATAAAGAAAATGGTGCAGAGGTTTCAGAAAATAGGAAAGGTACAGGTTTCAAAGttacagggaagagggagagaagaagcagaaaGGCGCCTTCATTGCAGGACCCAGATGAGAGGGCCCCAGAAAGCTCAAGGTCTTCAGACTGCGTCACCCTCAGAGCCAAGGCCAGCATCTCCAAACCTAGTAaactctgcctctttccccactAGGCCTTCAATCCATACTTCTCAACCCCCAGATGTCAggctctcttccttcttccccaaaaGAGCCTTGTTTCTCACCTTTCCATATTCTTACCGGTATATAGAGCACAGCCCTTGCCTGTGGCACTCAGGCCAGAGCCCGGAAGAAACCCTTTCCGTAGGCAGGTACTCACAAAGATCGGCCCTGCCCAAAGTCCAGAAGTCCAGCCTTCCCAACCCTTCTCTCACCACTTCACAGCCACCCAGAGGACCTGGCACAGAGCCCTACTCAGGGCAaacaccctccctctctctacctaCAGGCCTTCAAAGGCGACCAGTGTCCCTCTTCCTTCCCGAAGCCAACCTCCCACCCCAAGCCACGAGACCTATTTTCTCCCAAGAAGGGAATGAGACTTGATCTGAGACCTGCGGCAAGGGGCGTGCTGGGAAAGGGTGAGGAGGCAGACCTGGTCACTCCTGACCCATTCACTTTCATGGCTTTGTCTCTGTGATGACCACCTACTAACAGGCTCTGAGAGGAGTCACCCTAGGGTGCCTCTCGGATGCCTGATGATGCAGGAAAGAGTGGCAGGTCTTCTGAGCGGCTGTAGGGTCACAGAGAAACGCGGCGCTGGGAGTTGGTCTCCCAGCCTGGGCATGCGGTCGAGAAATGTCTCCGGCTGTCGAcctgccctggggcccagggTGGGGACAGAGTGAGACGGGCGGGGGCGACGGGGGAAGTGCGGGTGGGCCGCCAAGCTCCGCGTCACGGGCGAGTACCCAGGGACCCGACAATCCCGAGGTCAATCGGTCGGTCGGTagcgcagggggcggggcaggccgtctgtctgtctgtctggacGCCGAGGGGCGGGAAGACTCGCGAGGGGCGGAGTTTTTCAGCTTGTCTGGAGTTGTGTGAGGTCGGCTGGTGGGGGTTTGTTCATCTGTCCCGGAATGCAGAAAAGAGGTAGCGGACCTCAACCCTCAGCCCCTGAAGTACCCTCAAAGACTCACCCGCAGTCTGTCGGTCTGGCTTCCTCCCTTGCCGGTACTGCCCCTTTAAATTCATCATGGCTGCCGCTCGAGGCAATTGTTTTGACGGCTCCGAGGGGCGGGGCCTGCTCCCCAGTCACGCGACGTAAGTGCCGCCCGAGGATTGGCTTTGACCACGCGCAAGGAGGAAAGGAGGTGTGTATCCACCTTGGTCTCGGGTTCTCTGCCCACCTCCTTACGTCAGGAGGGGGCGACGGCACCGAGATCTGTTAGCGTCATCTAGAGACGACGGGCGGCCTGGCTAGAAGTAATGGTGGTGTGCTGACCCGGGCGAGCTTGGGTGCCCTCATGGCTCTGAGGGCACTGACTCGCGCTCTGGGCTCCCTGAGCCTGacgcccccagcccccgccctcGGCCCCAGCCTGCTCCCGGCCGCCCAGGTAATTCACCCTATCTGGAAATGAGGCTGCTTCTGTTCGGGCCGCCGGAGAGGGCACCCTGGGGTGGGAGGCGGAAGATGTGAGTCTGGTCAGGAATCACGCCGGCCTGGGTCTTTGGGTAAATCACTCTCagcctcagctttctcttctgttaaGTGTTGCTGTCCCGCAGGGCCACTGGATTCCTCAGACGAGATATTGGAAGTGAAAGTATTTTACAGGTTTCAATAATAACTGACATTGAGTACCAATCATAAGCCAAGCATAAGTAATtggcattttaaataaatcagcTCCTTTCAACCCCTGTATAGGGTAGTTATCATTGCCATTTTACATACGAGAAAACTGATCAGTCCAAGGTCATAcaccaagtattttttaaataattttaatttaatttatttatttgagagagagagagagcatgagaggggggagggtcagagggagaagcagactccccgccgagcagggaggcccatgcgggactcgatccatgggctccaggatcctgacctgtgctgaaggcagttgcttaaccaactgagccacccaggcacccagtaatttttaagatttttttttttttttttgagacagagagacagcacaagtggggaggaggatcagagggagagggagaagcagactccctgctgagcagggagcctgtcgctgggctcgattccaggaccctgagatcaccactggagccaaaggcagacggtcaaccgactgagccacccaggtgccccatacaccAAGTATTGAAGCTAGACAATCTGGCTTCAAAACCTgggctcttgatcccagggtcctgggatccagccccatgttgtgttctctgctcagcagggagcctgcttctccctctccctctgtctgcccctccccctgcttgtgctctctctccctctctaataaataagaaaaatcttaaaaaaaaaaaaaaaaaaaagcctggattCTTAACCACTGAAGATGAGTTATTGCTGAGGTTAGAGAATGCAGGGCAAAATAACGAGATTAGGAGCCTAAAGTGAAGGTATCCTCAATGTCCCTAGTGGGTGATTGGTGAGTCACAGAAAAGAAAAGTGTAAATCTTGTTTCTCTGGACCTTTCTGGATGATGGTAGAGTTTAGCAGATGCATActtaaaattcaaaaccaaagCAACCTACTTTAAAATGCTGGGAATACAGCAGGGAACAAGACAGAAATCATCCCTCCCGTCCATTCACAGCTGGAAAACTCCCAGAAACATAATGCAGAGGGGCAAAAGGCATTGGTGCTGATGGTGGCATATGGATGTGTGAAAGTTACCAGCATTGGAAAAGGGAGTTGTTTAAAGAAGGAAGAGTTTCCCAGAGAAGGAGAGTTTTGAGCCAAATTTGGAAGGAGATGCACCAAGGGGAGACCATTCCATTGAAGAAATACTTCAGAGGTTAAAGGATCAAATGAGAGATAATCAACACATATACACCTAGATAAACATTCCACCCTGGTATGTGTGCAAGCAGTGAAGGGTGGAGTTTTTGGACAGCTGATCTGGGACATTCCTAGAAGGAAGTAGGCTACTTGGTCTATGCCTTCACCCTTGGTTCTCCGGGGCTTCTCCTTCAGTTACCTTTCAAGTCAAAGAGATTTCTGTTAATCTCTAGGTGACAAGTACTACCCTTCTCCAGCTGCCCTCTTCCTCAGTGTTGCTCCCCTGCCGCCCACTGCTTACCTCCATGGCCCTTAGTGCCAATTTTGTGTCCTGGAAGAGTCGTACCAAGTACACCATTACACCAGTGAAGATGAGGAAGTCTGGGGGCCGAAACCACACAggtgagagcaagagcaagaggaTTTAAGCATTAAAGGGGAAACACATGTTAGGACTCtaggtctatttcttttttttttttaattttattatgttatgttagtcaccatacaataaatcattggtttttgatgtggtgatctagGTCTATTCCTTGACAGggagagaaatgtaaataaaaagcatttattggACTCCTTCTGTATATAGTATGTGTGTAAGAACGAGAGAGTAGAATACAATGCAACAGAAAGGTGGTCTGTGCTCCTAAAGACCCATCTAGGTAGTTGAAGAAAACCAAACATACACATGAAGTTCATGACATTCTTCTTCATGCCCTTCAGAAATCTACAACAGTTGAGCACTATTTACATCACTCTCGGTAAACTTACTGAATTCAGTAATTTGTAGAGATTTTGTCTGGaggttttatataatttcaatatCCTATAATTATGTTTTTACCAAGCTCCATGTAGGTGTGTCCCCACCCCCTTTTACCCCACCGTGCTGtgcaaattttttattattttctgcttgTGTCATAATGTTAGGAAGTACTGCTTTCTGTGcccgcttcggcagcacatatactaaaaaatagGAAGTACTGCTTTCTGCCCAGGATGGGCCTGTTCCCACTGCTGGGAGCTGATTCATCTGACTTGGGTCATGTCTCTGCACTTTCCTGACCACAGGCCGAATCCAAGTGCATGGTATTGGCGGGGGCCACAAGCAGCGTTATCGCATGATTGACTTTCTGCGGTTCCGGCCTGAGCTGGAAACGAAGCCAGGACCGTTTGAGGAGAAGGTCATCGTGGTCCGCTATGATCCCTGTAGGCAAGTTTGGGATGTGAGATGATGATGGTGTGGCTACATGACTGTTCTGTGGCTTTTCAGAAGATGTAGGGCTGCCTAGATGGTCTGCTCATATGTCCCTCACCCTGAACAGATCAGCAGACATAGCTCTGGTTGCTGGGGGCAGCCGGAAACGCTGGATCATTGCCACAGAAAACATGCAGGCTGGAGATATCATCCTGAACTCTGACCACATAGGCCGAATGGCAGGTAAGAGATGGCTTCCAGATGTGTATGGGCTTGGAGGCTGCAAGGGGTCTAGGGCTGATGAAATTCtgtcttttaggggcgcctgggtggctcagtcattaagcgactgccttcggctcgggtcatgatcccagggtcctgggatcgagccccacatcgggctccctgctccgcgggaagcctgtttctccctctcccactccccctgcttgtgttccctctctcgctgtgtctctctctgtcaaataaataaataaaatcttaaaaaaaaaattttttttctaaaaaagaaagattctgtCTTTTAGTTGCTGCTCGGGAAGGGGACGCACATCCTCTTGGGGCCTTGCCTGTGGGGACCCTCATCAACAATGTGGAGAGTGAGCCAGGCCGGGGAGCCCAGTATATCCGAGCTGCAGGTATGAGGAAATGAGCTACCTGGGGGTCTTACAATTTGGGAAGCCAAAGAGTACCTGAAGTCACAATGCTCTGAACCTCTGGGGCCAGGTGTGGTCCACtggcagagaaggggaaggaaaaaacacagaaaacaagggTGGAGAGGTGCTTGTGTTTTGACCTAAAACATTGCATGCATCCTGCTTCAGTGTGTCTGCTCCCAAAGGGCAAAGCAAGGGTACGGTATGGGGTATGTCCCCCTATAAATTTGCCCCCAACTCCTCCCTTGTGGAGGGTGGCAAAGCCgcttctcccttctccagggACGTGTGGTGTGCTGCTACGGAAAGTGAATGGGACGGCCATCATCCAGCTGCCCTCCAAAAGACagatgcaggtgtgtgtgtgggtacacGTGGGAGGGATCAGCAGAGGAGGAATTTTTGGAATGTACCTTTCTTGGCTGGGATAGTTCCCAGGTGTTTTATGTTAGGAACCACCATGAGCTAGGTGTGTCCCTTTCTGCCATGTGACTAGGCATGCCCTGTCAGGCTGGCACTATAATGGGAGAGGGAACAGTGCCTTTTGTTTTCAACTACCATAGGACCTGCACTCAGGTTCAATTATGCTGTGGTTTtctcctgtcctctcccttctctcgGTGAGGGTAAGAAGCCTCCCCAGAGTCACGCAGGCAACAATGTCAGGTTCTTTCCCCG encodes the following:
- the MRPL2 gene encoding 39S ribosomal protein L2, mitochondrial codes for the protein MALRALTRALGSLSLTPPAPALGPSLLPAAQVTSTTLLQLPSSSVLLPCRPLLTSMALSANFVSWKSRTKYTITPVKMRKSGGRNHTGRIQVHGIGGGHKQRYRMIDFLRFRPELETKPGPFEEKVIVVRYDPCRSADIALVAGGSRKRWIIATENMQAGDIILNSDHIGRMAVAAREGDAHPLGALPVGTLINNVESEPGRGAQYIRAAGTCGVLLRKVNGTAIIQLPSKRQMQVLETCVATVGRVSNVDHNKRIIGKAGRNRWLGKRPSSGLWHRKGGWAGRKIRPLPPMKSYVKLPSAVAQG